The proteins below are encoded in one region of Knoellia sp. S7-12:
- a CDS encoding YggS family pyridoxal phosphate-dependent enzyme, with protein sequence MTARRDELATNLAGVRERIERAARAADRPASDIELIVVTKYFPASDVDLLAGLGVRHIGENKDQEASAKMADLTRRDDVTVHFIGQLQSNKVAHVTSYADVVQSVDRPKIANAMDRAAERAGRRLEVLLQVALDDSGGRGGVAPEDADALADLLVGSGSLTLRGVMAVAPREGDPRAAFARLREVAHGIRANHPDATWISAGMSGDLEDAVLEGATHLRVGTAILGSRPSLG encoded by the coding sequence GTGACCGCCCGCCGGGACGAGCTGGCGACCAACCTCGCAGGCGTCCGTGAACGCATCGAGCGGGCAGCCAGGGCTGCTGATCGCCCCGCGTCAGACATCGAGCTCATCGTCGTGACGAAGTACTTCCCGGCGAGTGACGTCGACCTGCTCGCGGGCCTGGGGGTCCGACACATCGGGGAGAACAAGGACCAAGAGGCCAGCGCCAAGATGGCCGACCTGACCCGTCGTGACGACGTCACGGTCCACTTCATCGGTCAGCTCCAGTCCAACAAGGTCGCGCACGTCACGTCCTATGCGGACGTCGTGCAGTCCGTCGACCGGCCCAAGATCGCGAACGCCATGGACCGAGCCGCCGAGCGCGCTGGTCGACGGCTCGAGGTCCTCCTGCAAGTGGCCCTCGACGACAGTGGTGGGCGCGGGGGAGTCGCACCGGAGGACGCCGACGCTCTTGCCGATCTGTTGGTCGGATCCGGATCTCTCACCCTGCGAGGCGTCATGGCCGTGGCCCCGCGAGAAGGTGACCCACGAGCGGCCTTCGCGCGACTGCGCGAGGTGGCACACGGCATACGGGCAAATCATCCGGACGCCACGTGGATCTCTGCCGGGATGAGTGGTGACCTGGAGGACGCCGTTCTCGAGGGCGCGACACACCTGCGTGTCGGGACCGCAATACTCGG